A DNA window from Oceanotoga teriensis contains the following coding sequences:
- a CDS encoding dihydroxyacetone kinase subunit L has translation MKKEDLKSIINNIHELIKENKKYLIELDQMFGDGDLGISMEQGFEGVKKSLLDEEKDMGKIFRNMSTALNESAPSSLGTIISFGILGMAKQLKGIEEPNTNQMSEAFEKGLETIMQKARSEKGQKTILDSIIPAIETFKKLSQENKNINQITYETFKAAEKGCESTKEMMAVHGRAAYHKEKTLGVIDGGSVVGKLIFEGICKYYND, from the coding sequence ATTAATAAAAGAAAATAAAAAATACCTTATAGAACTCGATCAAATGTTTGGTGATGGAGACTTAGGAATATCTATGGAACAAGGATTTGAAGGAGTAAAAAAATCACTTTTAGATGAAGAAAAAGATATGGGAAAAATATTTAGAAACATGAGTACAGCCTTAAATGAATCAGCACCATCTTCATTGGGAACAATAATATCATTTGGAATACTTGGAATGGCAAAACAATTAAAAGGAATAGAAGAACCAAATACAAATCAAATGTCTGAAGCATTTGAAAAAGGATTAGAAACAATAATGCAAAAAGCAAGATCTGAAAAAGGTCAAAAAACAATATTAGATTCTATTATACCTGCAATAGAAACCTTCAAAAAATTATCTCAAGAAAATAAAAACATAAATCAAATAACATATGAAACATTTAAAGCAGCAGAAAAAGGTTGTGAATCAACAAAAGAAATGATGGCTGTTCATGGAAGAGCTGCATACCATAAAGAAAAAACACTTGGAGTAATAGATGGAGGTTCAGTTGTTGGAAAATTAATATTTGAAGGAATATGCAAATATTATAATGACTAA